The nucleotide window GcagtgtccaaatactgatggagtctatggttacagcaggcttccatagccttggcagcccatggcaagagcctcggatgatcactgatgtcataaaaatgagtgttaattgttaaaggaataaCAGAAttcaccgtgcacttactccccatgtaggaactccatccataatgagttgtactatgagaactgaCTGCAACCTTTTTCCCAAACTGTATTCTGTATGTAGTTTGTCTGCATGGATACAAACTGTTCAAATCTATGCTTAATATTGAGTTGGTCCTCTATatttaaaatcaaactaaaaaaatgaaccataataaagaaggagatgggagagggggagggaggtgggatgagagttaAGATGGGAAGGTGGGTTTaggagaaagaaccactatattcccaaaattctatctatgaaaaaatgcatttgttaaataaaaactttaaaaagttgaatGTATGAAAGAATGTGTTCATTAAGAAAACTTAAGAAAACAAGGACTGCTGCTTGCTCCTGTTCAAAGTGAGGATGCAGCAAGCATGTGCCATGTATAAAGGTCAGAGTAGTCTTTACCACACATAGAAACCCCTGGCATCTTGACCATCACTTCCCAATCTGAAGGAACCATGAAGAATGAATTTGTGGTGTTAAAATGAAACAGGCAAAAAAGGTAGGTTTTTAAAGTACCATGAGTAGGTTCACAGAGTAGCCCTTAGGACGTTGTTAGGACAAAAAGAGCATGTACTCATGAGCATGTAAGGTACTTTGGGAGATGAAGTAGTAACTCACTAACATGAGGACGATGGGCATGAATAATGGCCAATAATTTGTAGATGTCATATTATATGCTATTTCAACATCAAATAAGGACTACTGGCCTAAAATAGCTAAGTTGGGTCCTTGTGAATCAGGAACTTGGGATGATGTTATTGTATGTTTCTCACTAGATATGGACCAGTGTGTGAAGTGTCCAGATCTTCAGTATGCCAACACAGAGCACGACCAGTGCTTCTACAAAAAAGTGACCTTTCTGTCTTTTGAAGATCCCCTGGGGATGACCCTGGTCTGCAcagctctgtgcttctctgtccTCACCGCTGTGGTTCTTGGGGTCTTTGTGAAGCACCGAGACACTCCCATAGTCAAGGCCAACAATCGCTGTCTCAGCTACATCCTGCTGATCGccctcatcttctgcttcctctgctccttACTGTTTATTGGTCATCCCAACACAACCACCTGTGTCCTCCAGCAGACCACGTTTGGAGTGGCATTCACTGTGGCTGTTTCCACTGTCCTGGCCAAAACTATCACTGTGGTTCTGGCCTTCAAGGTCACTGCCCCAGGGAGAAGGATGAGACACTGGCTGCTATCAGGGGCACCTAACTCCATTATTCCCATCTGCTCCCTGATCCAACTGGCTCTCTGTGCCATCTGGCTTGGGACTTCTCCTCCCTTTGTTGACACAGATGCACACTCTGAGCATGGCCACATCATCCTGCTGTGCAACAAGGGCTCAGTCACTGCCTTCTACTGTGTCCTGGGCTAcctgggctccttggccctgGTGAGCTTCACTGTGGCTTTCCTAGCCAGGAATCTGCCTGACACGTTCAATGAAGCCAAGTTCCTGACCTTCAgcatgctggtgttctgcagtgtctgggtgaccttcctgcctgtctaccacagcaccaaggggaaggtcatggtggctgtggaggtcttctccatcttggcctccagtgcagggctcctgggctgcatCTTTGTTCCCAAGTGCTACATTATTCTCTTAAGACCTGAGCAGAATGCTTTGAAAGGATTAAGGGATAGAATAGTTTCCAAGGAATCACATGTTCTCAAGAGTAGCTCTtagccggcgcagtggctcaataggctaatcctccaccttgtggcagcagcacaccaggttctagtccctgtcggggagctggattctgtcccagttgcccctattccaggccagctcgctgctgtggcccaggagtgcagtggaggatggcccaagtgcttgggccctgaaccccatgggagaccaggagcagcacctggctcctgccttcagatcagcatggtgtgctggccacagcgcgccagccacagtggtcattggagggtgaaccaatggcaaaaggaagacctttctctctgtctctctctctcactgtccactctgcctgtcaaaattttaaaaataaacaaataaataaataaataaaagagtagcAGCTCTTAGGCTCTCTCAGTTTTCAATggttagaaattaaaatttataaaacctaTTTTGCATTCTAATGTTATAAAATAACTTGCAGCATGTGACCTCCTTATGAACAATttatacttttcttaaaaatgtttttgttctgAAGGACCAATCCACAAAAAatgaagagggagtgggagaaaccttccatcttgTGGTGGAATCTGAAGATATCTATAGTGTGCCAGTGCTGGTTCATGCCAAAGCAAGGAGATTAATTCAGGTgtccatgtgagtgtcagggacggAAAGgtttaggccatcttccaaagCATTTTCTAGATCTTAACAAGGAGCTGAGTTccaagtggagcagacaggccatgaactggcaccaacatgggatgttaAGGTTACAGGTGGTGGTTATATCCACTACACCCCCTGGTGGACCCAAGCCTCCtccttcaaaataataatgtgtacTAATTTCTTAGCCtgggtttttattattattattattattattattattgacaggcagagtggacagtgagagagagagacagagagaaaggtcttccttttgccattggttcaccctccaatggctgccgtggttggcacactgtggccagcgtaccgcactgatccgatggcaggagccaggggcttatcctggtctcccatggggtgcagggcccaaggacttgggccatcctccactgcactccctggccgcagaagagagctggcctggaagaggggcaactgggagagaatccggtACCCTGCTATTCCCAGATGGAACGGAGTTATTACAAGGATGGAGATATTGAGATTGCTGCTTTTTTGCACATTTACACATATGAGGTTCCCATAATTGTGAGGAGTTTCAGCAAATATCGCAGATTCAGATGGTAAGTTCTCCTTGCCATaatcattttccatttatttacatattagcTACTTGTTATTGGGTCTGCAAATGGATAGGCAAATATGTTCTGTATCCCTGCCCTGTCCATCTTCTGTCCCTCCTAAAAACTGCTGGTAATTGATTTGGGACAtgaggaagacatttctttctgcctAGCACTGTGGATGGTTCAGGGAAAGGTTGTCTCATCATAGGAGGAACCAGAGTCTGGTCGGTATCGTCCTGTCCTTCCCTGTCCACGTTCACCAGCTCAGGGCCCTGTTGTGCCTCAGTAGCAGATTCTTACAGAACCCATGCACTGTAATGAACAAACCTGAGTTACATGAGCTCTTCCACATGTGCTCACACTATTTTCTGCTACGTACTAGATTTGGGgccatgagaacatttcatttcTCCTACAGttataaaagagaaaagattcaaaaagtttttttatatGTAAAAGTAATCTCAGGGCAACACCTTTGCAGAAATATAATAGTTATATTTTAATGATGAATACACCCATAAGAATTTCAATGGTTGTAATCTACTACATTTACAGTGTTTCCCTGATTCTGCCTTTTCTGAGCAAAATAGATTTCTTAAGGGGGATtattctgtttctgcctctcttgaAGATACTTTATTTGTAGCTAAATATAAATGTTTCATATACATACATAgcatatataaatttcatgccTACAGAATATAGTATCTTGTAGGACAGCAGAATTGTTTTCTTCAAACCTGTTTATGAAGGTGCCAATTTTCTAATTGGTTTCTATTGTAAGGCTACAGGAAGTAGGTTGCAGCTGCATAGAACTTTGATAGAAGGTAGGTATTAGGACATAGATCATTTCAGTATCATTAAAACCAATGGATTTGAAGAAGTATAGTTGGTGCCACCAAGGTGATGCAACTGATGAAGTATTTTAGTCATTTGCCCAAAGATCTCtgcagaaaaaaattgaatggaTACTAGCTTGGGAGAACAATATTATTCACTTcacattgatttttataaatttacattCTTTGATATGTGCACATGGCTTCCCacttatgaaatatttatctattaCTAGTAGTAGTATTCCCCATGGTTATGCATGCAGCACAGCATTTAAGTGTGCCCTTAATGATGGAGACCAGGAGATAGTGAATTTCCAGTAGTAGGAAAAGATTCTATGAATAGAGCCCTAGTTCCTCCAAGATGTATGCCATGCAAACTGGAGAtcataataaaatcttaataaaccCAGGGAAAATATCTGTGTTGATGATACTTGGAAAAACAAGAAATACTGAACTGTCAATAGATTTAGGCGCTATACCCTCCAATGTTAGATTCACCAACTTTAGAATATACAATAGTTACTGATAAACTGTTTTTAGAGATAAAGAACACAGCATAAAAGAGATAAACTCTTACAAATTCCAGTGTGTCAAAGACCCGTCTAGACATTTTGGTACAAGGCAGCAGctggagaaagaaatgagaggatgtggaaaaatggaaatgtcaTAGTAATGAGGAGAGAAAcagatatatgaaatacaaaactgaattttatttGATTCATAGCAATGATTTTCAAATTTCCTCATTCTACAAAGTATGAATGACATATTTGGATAACAAATATGTATGGAaactatatatacataaaacactATGTATGTAGCAACTGTATAGATGGTTATAGTATACCAATACATAAATATAGAGAGagaatatgtatataatatgcaTAGATATATCCATGTTAAGTTGCAGCAAGAACAAATAACTGAAAAACTGTCACTTCCTCTGGAGCACACAGTGACCCTTAACAAGCAGTGTACATGACCTGGTCTATTCATGAGGAATCAACACACAGGACATCAGAAATAAATTCAAGGGGCTCCTCATTTATATTCTTTGTGAAATGTCAGATCCCAGAAAGTAGAAATGCAAAATATTCTTTGCATGGAAGGCTATCTATATTCAATATTGTAGGAAAGAAAACTTGAGTGAAGAAGGCCTGTTTGGAGTAAATACTGATACCACTCATAATGATTTACTTTACATATGTTTAGTGTTCTAAATGCATGACTGGCTTAATTGAAAAGCATCAGGTGCCTCATAGCCCAGTGGTTCATGTTCACCCAGGGAGTGTTTCTGGCTTCTCCAAAGTGCTCCTCCCTTTTATCTATTTCCCTTCTTTCAAGCTCTGAATCCAATTTTATTTTCCTGGCTTGTGATGGTGGTTGATGGGTAAGTTTGATGGGGAAGAGATTTTTCAGGATCAATTACAGACTCCCATCTACCATTTTCAGTGCTCTGACATCATCCCTCTTTTTGATCACATAGCCTTCAATTGAGTTACTCTCTCTTCTCATTACAACCTGCAGCCTTATGATCGTATGACTGCTATTTCAAGAAGCACTTAATGATGTGGTAAGATGAAGAATCATTGTAGTTTGTGAATGTAGGCAACATTTAGAGGCAGTGCTAAAGATGATGTGACTTTCCTTGTCATGCTTTCTTTGACAACTGGAGTGTACTCCTAGGTGTGCATGAACTTTAGAGAGGACATTCCAGAGCCTGTTGTAGTATTTACATTAGATATCAAATACAAAGACCTAGAAGAGGTAGCTGTTgccagagatgatttaaattgACAAGGTATGCATCCAAAAATCAGATCATGTTCTTTGGCTGCATGGACAACCATGTGATAACATACCCAAGACATTAAGATGTAAAAGCAGATCTTATTTTTCAGAATCATTTAGGCTTAGAAACCAGTAAAAGTTGGTAGCCGCTTTGGTTCTGGTGAGGACATGTGTCCTGCAAATACAACAGTTCACACTCTGTACTCAGCAAATCTACACATACGGAGTAGAACATATGAATTTTTGGCCATGACCAATCCATCTGTCACAGAATTTATGATAATCTGGATTGGAGGCTTTTCCCTTAAAGATCCTTGTGCCCTTCATGCAGGTTTCAGTCCAAAAACTACCAGTATGCTCTGGCCTTGGTTTTTGCTATTGAGGAGATCAACAAAAACCCCCATCTTTTACCCAACATGACCTTGGGATTTGGTCTCTACAATGCCATGTACAGTCATATGACTGTGATGGAGAACCCCTTCATCTGGCTTGCAGGACTGGAAAAGGACGTTCCTAATTACACGTGTAGGAAACAGAGCAAGTCTGTAGCCGTAATATCAGGAACCAGCATTGCTGTCGAAATGGGGACACTGCTGGAACTCTACAAAATTCCACAGGTGAGTGTGTAGTGAAACAGTGGGATAAAGTACATCACCTTAGGTGCCTTACTTAGAACCAACAATTTAAGTGACAGAGAACTTCTACATTTGAGACAGTATGTGATCTAAAGAGAATGTGTGCAGATATTTTGTGGATTAACCACATTTGTTCTGAAGCAGAGGTGTGGGTAAGTAAAAAGGAGAAATGTTTTTCTCAACCTGTGAGTCTAATGATTCATGAGCTAGGAAGTTCATATGTAGTAGgagataagaaaaatgaaatattctaaaatctgatACTTCCATTATCTGCTTAATTTTTTCAGGAATAATATTTTACACTACGACAATATCCTTACGCAGATTTCTTGCCTTTTCCCTCAGCTTACTCTTGGGCCATTGGAACTTCTTCTGAGTGACAGTGGTCAGTTTCCTTCCCTCTATCAGATGGCACCCAAAGACACTTCTCTGGCCCTTGGCATGGTCTCACTGATGCTCCATTTTGGGTGGACCTGGGTAGGTTTGGCCATCCTCAGACCTCCCAAAAGGTATTCAGTTTATGTCTGATTTGAAAGTTGAGATGCAGAAGAACAGCATCTGTGTGGACTTTGTGGAATTGATCCCAGCCACTTTAGAGACACTAACTTCATTCCAGGATAGGTTTCATATCCAGATCCTAAAATCATCAGCAAATGTGGTGATTCTTTTCTGTGTCACTGAGTCACTCATAGGCGTCAGCTTTCAATCATGGGAACGTTTAATGACATGGAAAGTCTGGGTCACCACCTCGCAATGGGATTTTGCCAGTGGTGAGGAACATTTCCTGCTCCACTCATTCCATGGGACTCTCATTTTTTCACACCACCGTAGTGAGATCTCTGGTTTCAAAAACTTTCTTCGGACAGCTAACCCTTCCAAGTACCCAGAAGACTCTTACCTCTCCAAATTCTGGTCGCTGGCCTTTAATTGCTCAGTTACTGGGCCATCCTGCAAAACGTTGCAGAACTGTCCACTGAATGCCTCCTTGGAATCGTTGCCTCCGCAACGTTTTGATATGGCCATGAGTGATGGGAGTTACAACATATACAATGCCGTGTATGCTGTGGCCCACAGCGTACATGAGATGCTTCTACAAGAGGTAGAAATGCAGCCAGGGAACAAGGGGGCAAAGGTGGCATTTTCTCCCTGGCAGGTAACTTGGTTTCCATTGTTGACATGTACTCCTTAAGTGATCCCCATAAGAGTTTCTGCAGGTGTTCAATCCAAGTCGCTTGGGAACCTTTCTCCAAAACACAAGGTAAAAATGAGCCTCTGCCTGTAATTTGTCATTAGCAAAAGGGCTCCAATGAAAGGTGGGAAGGTAATTTGGATAAGCATCAATGCTGTGACTTAAAAATATTCTCCAATTCTCTCAATTTAATTTTGACATGTGAAATACCTAGACTGTGTTGTTCCATTTTCAACTTCAGCAGTTCAGTAATTATTTTCAGGTTCAAATGTTACTGAGGATGTTCATCTACAATTAACATGAGGGATCTAATATAATTTGCACAGTTCTTTATTCTAGTAACTTTATTACAGATAGTTGTTCTAGGTACACTGAGAAAATGAGTGTTGGTAGCTTGGACTGCACTGTTGGAAATGGTCTGAATCTCACAGCTAGATATTTTTTACTCCCCTTGATTTTGTAGGAAAATGAGTGAAATCATACTTACCTTGATGTAGTtctcatcagatttttttttcacttcaattCATTGGGTGGTCCTAAAACAGGTTCTATTGTTTATTTGTGATTACAGAAAATAAGGCTTTCTCTAACCTGGGTTTCATGTGTTATCGCTTGGGCAGTCTTCATGAGAATATGATGCATTTTTTCAGTTGCACCCATTTCTGAAGAACCTCCAATTTACCAATACAGCTGGTGACCTAGTGAATCTGAATCACAAGAGAAATTTGGAAGCTGAATATGACATTCTCAACTTTCTGAATTTTCCATATGGTGTTGGACATAAGGTTAAAGTAGGACGGTTTTCCCCATATGTTCCACAGAGCCAACAGTTGTCTCTCTCTGAGAATTTGATAGAGTGGGCCACAGGAATTACAGATACGGTAAGTTGGACCTGATAATAGGGTTCACACGACACATTGTTACCCCCCAACTGCTAAGGCAGTATGTGCAACATGGCTTATTAAAAAGACACTTAGATTCATTAAaccactccccttccaatccaaaTACTTTCTTATGTTTTTAGTGTCTGAGGATGGACAGTACACACAcatttcctccatgtcttttgAATCTATTTAAGAAAATCAAAGTGAATGTTGCCATTGTGTCAGAAACAGGTGTTTCTAGTTTAAGTGAATAGGTTTGCAGGACTTGAAAACCCTCTACTTGGAACTTAAGTAATAGTCTGAACTATGACCAACGCTCATCTGATTTTTCTCAGACTCCACGCTCAGTATGCAGTGTGAGTTGCAGCCCTGGATTCAGGAAAACCCCTCTGGAGGGAAAGCCTGCCTGTTGTTTTGAGTGCACACCTTGTCCTGAGAATGAGATTTCCAATCAGACAGGTAAGTCAGTCCCTGCCTCATGGAGAAGTTATCACCTGTTTCTTAAATTGTCAACTGATCCATGGAAAGAATAAGCTGTGGAATATGACTGCTGAGAAAATTCTTGCCCCCTTCAGGTAGAAATTAATCCTTATAATCAGTAATAATCCAAAAAAAGGATAAAACTCTCCACAATACACTCTCTGTATTACTTATGAAAGCATATAAAAGGCTGAATGTCTCAGGAATGCTGACCACGTTGGAGTTCAGTCTGATATATATGTATGgcaaaaaatgaatagaaaccAAGATAGGAGAATATTCACCCCATAAAACAGTATGGGATTTCTAAGATTTATTCCATGAATCAGAACTATGCTATCACATGTATCATAAAGATTTTCCAGTTTTTGCTTGTGTGCTATGAGTAGTTATTTGTACCATATATTTTGTATCATTCTAATTTTTTGAAACTGATTGTTGATAACAAAAGGTTCTGGCACCAGAGTACAGTCCATGGGAGTAGTATGGGTGTATGTGCTAATTCAGTATAGGAAAACTCATGTCTGTGTTCCTTGTGCTTGGTTAAGCCTCTGGCTGGGATGCTAACATCCCAGTTGGTCagcagtttcagtcccagctgcttcacttccaatgcagctctctgctgatgcttgggaaagcagcagaagatggcccaagtttcagAGCTCACACCAATACAGGAAGCCCAGAAGAATCTCCCAGTTACTGGCTTCAAAACAGACGAGGTCCAGCTATTAATGtcttttggggtgtgaatcactgggtggaagatctctccccttctctttgtccctctttccctttctccctgtctctttctccctttcctcctatccttatttctctctctctctccattctgcttctcctcctccttctgaaactctgactttcatgtaaattataaataaatgaatactctt belongs to Lepus europaeus isolate LE1 chromosome 20 unlocalized genomic scaffold, mLepTim1.pri SUPER_20_unloc_1, whole genome shotgun sequence and includes:
- the LOC133754297 gene encoding LOW QUALITY PROTEIN: vomeronasal type-2 receptor 116-like (The sequence of the model RefSeq protein was modified relative to this genomic sequence to represent the inferred CDS: deleted 1 base in 1 codon); amino-acid sequence: MHRYIHVKFQSKNYQYALALVFAIEEINKNPHLLPNMTLGFGLYNAMYSHMTVMENPFIWLAGLEKDVPNYTCRKQSKSVAVISGTSIAVEMGTLLELYKIPQLTLGPLELLLSDSGQFPSLYQMAPKDTSLALGMVSLMLHFGWTWVGLAISDLPKGIQFMSDLKVEMQKNSICVDFVELIPATLETLTSFQDRFHIQILKSSANVVILFCVTESLIGVSFQSWERLMTWKVWVTTSQWDFASGEEHFLLHSFHGTLIFSHHRSEISGFKNFLRTANPSKYPEDSYLSKFWSLAFNCSVTGPSCKTLQNCPLNASLESLPPQRFDMAMSDGSYNIYNAVYAVAHSVHEMLLQEVEMQPGNKGAKVAFSPWQLHPFLKNLQFTNTAGDLVNLNHKRNLEAEYDILNFLNFPYGVGHKVKVGRFSPYVPQSQQLSLSENLIEWATGITDTTPRSVCSVSCSPGFRKTPLEGKPACCFECTPCPENEISNQTDMDQCVKCPDLQYANTERDQCFHKNVTFLSFEDPLGMTLVCTALCFSVLTAVVLGVFVKHRDTPIVKANNRCLSYILLIAIIFCFLCSLLFIGRPNTTTCVLQQTTFGVVFTVAVSTVLAKTITVVLAFKVTAPGRRMRHWLLSGAPNSIIPICSLIQLALCGFWLGTSPPFVDTDAHSEHGHIILLCNKGSVTAFYCVLGYLGSLALVSFTVAFLARNLPDTFNEAKFLTFSMLVFCSVWVTFLPVYHSTKGKVMVAVEVFSILASSAGLLGCIFVPKCYIILFRPEQNALKGLRDRIVAKASDVLKIYGFGKGLIVHSSPDGVLHKRPESCLHSRSTGVCRHHPSLGACGGGNKEGRRPELQNLGAERVSDSPMDGWTDGGKKSDGALYLLVTCQDGRNCFFQIERSYYKDGDIEITAFFPIYIYMIHRGMNMFKKILYSKESFSQGDWDKGCSSIGPCEDICPANTTTSTLSAQQMYR